The sequence CGTCACCACTGAGCTGCCATTGAGGCTTACCATCAGGGGAATAGAGCAAGATAACAGGTTTTTCCATTATGGTCATGGTCAGCGGTTCGTAGTGCTCAGCATACTCGGCGGTTAAGCCACGATAGGGCAAGCCTAGTTGATTGTATTGCACACTTTGTAGATTTTTAGCAATAAAATCAGGCTGATAGTCTTGTTGATTGGCGGGCTGGTCGCTCAGCGGCTTAAACCATTGCCAACAAATTAACCCCAGCACAAACAAGGCACCAAAGGCGATCGTCTGGCGGCTCATACGCTCATGCCTTGGGCGAGATGCAAAATACCGCGCGCTTCTAGCATAAGGTCGCACAGTTCACGCACACAACCACGGCCACCTGCCAGTTGCGTCACATAATCCGCCCGCTGGCGCACTAAAGGATGGGCATCACTAACTGCAACGCCTAAACCACATAGTTCCATCACCGTTAAGTCGACCACGTCGTCGCCAATGTAGGCCACTTGCTCAGCGTTAAGGTTTAAGTCTGTGAGCAAGGCGTTAAAGCTAAGGCGTTTATCACTTTGGCCTTGATAGACATGCTTAACGCCAAGGGCTGCCATGCGATCCGCGACGATGCGTGAGTCGCGACCGGTAATAATGGCCACTTCTATGCCCGCATTGATCAGCGCTTTCATGCCAAAACCGTCTTTGGTATTAAAGGTTTTAAATTCTTCGCCTTGATTGCCTAAATAAATTAGGCCATCAGATAGCACGCCGTCCACATCACAAATCAGCAACCGGATTTGGCTTAAGCGCAGCCAAACGCTGCGGTCAATGGGGCCATAAAGGGCAGATTGTTCCATTAGATCACTCCTGCCAGTAATAAGTCGTGCATATTAAAGGCGCCTATCGGGTGTTGCTCGTCATCGAGCACTAAGAGGCCGCTAATTTTCTTTTCTTCCATTAATTGTACCGCTTCTGCGGCCAACATATTGGCATGCACTGTGGTGCACTTAGCACTCATCACTTGATCGATAGTGGTGGTGTGGACATCAATTTTTTGATCCAGCGTACGACGCAAGTCGCCATCCGTA comes from Oceanisphaera profunda and encodes:
- the lptC gene encoding LPS export ABC transporter periplasmic protein LptC, producing the protein MSRQTIAFGALFVLGLICWQWFKPLSDQPANQQDYQPDFIAKNLQSVQYNQLGLPYRGLTAEYAEHYEPLTMTIMEKPVILLYSPDGKPQWQLSGDEGMINTNDNAILNGSVVGKGLQPDAVIKTLNTEYLELDFTNNQLRSNRAVTLSSPNYQATGLGLLGQIDQQTVELLHDTQATYTTP
- the kdsC gene encoding 3-deoxy-manno-octulosonate-8-phosphatase KdsC codes for the protein MEQSALYGPIDRSVWLRLSQIRLLICDVDGVLSDGLIYLGNQGEEFKTFNTKDGFGMKALINAGIEVAIITGRDSRIVADRMAALGVKHVYQGQSDKRLSFNALLTDLNLNAEQVAYIGDDVVDLTVMELCGLGVAVSDAHPLVRQRADYVTQLAGGRGCVRELCDLMLEARGILHLAQGMSV